A stretch of Bradyrhizobium sp. AZCC 2262 DNA encodes these proteins:
- a CDS encoding rhodanese-like domain-containing protein, with amino-acid sequence MTLPSVTPPEIRTALLLRDEIALLDVRHEAVFATGHPLFAANMAADRITLEAEARLPRKDAPIVLYDDGEGLVPQAADRLNALDYTNVRQLDVGLRGWKSAGYEVFQDVNSYAKAFGELVEHRRHTPSLAAEEVSALIADGANIQILDVRRFDEYATMNIPGSISVPGAELVLRAGRAAPDSETTIIVNCAGRTRSIIGTQSLINAGVTNKVRALRNGTIGWTLAKQNLEHGSKRRGEIGAIAGGDANARDVAYRAGVRHVGLAEMAALQAQADRTLYRFDVRSEEEYSAGHLTGFRHYAGGQLVQEIDMAAPVRGARIVLTDNLRVRADMTASWLAQMGWETYVLEGGYDGTLEIGPPLVIPKPDPSHRYRRPYEGTDIKESAMQAYLDWEYGLVEQLRRDASHGFFVI; translated from the coding sequence ATGACCTTGCCGTCCGTCACCCCACCCGAAATCCGCACCGCGCTGCTGTTGCGCGATGAAATCGCACTGCTCGATGTCAGGCATGAGGCCGTCTTTGCCACCGGCCATCCGCTGTTTGCCGCCAACATGGCCGCTGACCGGATCACGTTGGAGGCCGAAGCGCGGCTGCCGCGCAAGGACGCGCCGATCGTCCTCTACGATGACGGTGAAGGCCTCGTGCCGCAGGCTGCGGATCGTCTGAACGCCTTGGACTACACCAATGTCCGCCAGCTTGACGTTGGGCTGCGGGGCTGGAAATCGGCGGGCTATGAAGTGTTCCAGGACGTCAATTCCTATGCCAAGGCCTTTGGCGAGCTGGTGGAGCATCGCCGCCACACGCCTTCGCTGGCCGCCGAGGAAGTCAGCGCCCTGATTGCTGATGGCGCCAACATTCAAATCCTCGATGTCCGCCGGTTCGACGAATACGCGACCATGAATATCCCGGGCTCGATCAGCGTACCCGGTGCGGAGCTGGTGCTGCGTGCGGGCCGCGCTGCGCCGGATTCCGAAACCACCATTATCGTCAATTGCGCCGGCCGCACCCGCTCGATCATCGGCACGCAATCGCTGATCAATGCCGGCGTCACCAACAAGGTGCGGGCGCTGCGCAACGGAACGATCGGCTGGACGCTGGCCAAACAGAATCTCGAACATGGCTCGAAGAGACGCGGCGAGATCGGCGCCATCGCGGGCGGTGACGCCAATGCGCGTGATGTCGCCTATCGCGCCGGCGTCCGGCACGTGGGCCTTGCGGAGATGGCGGCGCTGCAGGCGCAGGCCGATCGAACGCTGTATCGTTTCGACGTGCGCTCGGAAGAGGAATACTCCGCGGGCCATCTCACAGGCTTTCGCCATTATGCTGGCGGGCAGCTGGTGCAGGAGATCGACATGGCAGCCCCGGTGCGCGGCGCGCGCATCGTGCTGACCGACAATTTGCGTGTCCGCGCCGACATGACCGCGTCCTGGCTCGCGCAGATGGGATGGGAAACCTATGTGCTCGAAGGCGGCTATGACGGCACGCTCGAGATCGGCCCGCCGCTTGTGATTCCAAAGCCCGATCCGTCACATCGCTATCGTCGTCCCTATGAGGGCACCGATATCAAGGAAAGCGCGATGCAGGCCTATCTTGACTGGGAGTACGGCCTCGTCGAACAGCTCCGCCGCGACGCAAGCCACGGATTTTTCGTCATCTGA
- a CDS encoding DNA-3-methyladenine glycosylase I: protein MTAFKTIRARAEKRKGGPKALAKLLPANPDPKTLARLGDDRILAEMTKRAFSAGFAWSVIESKWPGFEKAFLGFKPGPLSLKPDEFWDDLMKDTRIVRNGAKIMSVRANASFVRDIAREHGSFGKFLANWPSSDEVGLLELLSKRGSRLGGNTGQMMLRFLGWDGFVTSRDVVLCLRDAGLDIAETVTSKRDLAKVQAQFNAWAEETGLSYVQLSRICALSIGENYAAEKLESMMGGDE, encoded by the coding sequence GTGACCGCGTTCAAGACCATTCGCGCCAGGGCCGAGAAGCGCAAAGGCGGCCCCAAGGCGCTCGCCAAGCTGCTGCCGGCCAATCCCGACCCGAAGACGCTCGCCAGGCTCGGTGACGACCGGATTCTCGCCGAAATGACCAAGCGGGCATTCTCGGCGGGGTTTGCCTGGAGCGTGATCGAGAGCAAATGGCCTGGCTTCGAGAAAGCATTTCTCGGCTTCAAGCCGGGCCCGCTGTCGCTGAAGCCGGACGAGTTCTGGGACGACCTGATGAAGGACACGCGCATCGTGCGCAACGGCGCCAAGATCATGTCGGTGCGCGCCAATGCCAGCTTCGTCCGGGACATCGCCCGGGAGCACGGCAGCTTCGGCAAGTTCCTCGCGAACTGGCCCTCGTCCGACGAGGTCGGGCTGCTCGAACTCCTGTCCAAGCGCGGCAGCCGGCTCGGCGGCAATACCGGACAGATGATGCTGCGCTTCCTCGGCTGGGACGGGTTCGTCACCTCCAGGGACGTCGTGCTGTGCCTGCGCGACGCCGGGCTCGACATCGCGGAAACGGTGACTTCGAAGCGCGATCTCGCCAAGGTGCAGGCGCAGTTCAACGCATGGGCCGAGGAGACCGGGCTTTCCTACGTGCAGCTCTCGCGGATTTGTGCGTTGTCGATCGGCGAGAATTATGCGGCGGAAAAACTTGAGAGCATGATGGGCGGCGACGAATGA
- a CDS encoding DEAD/DEAH box helicase gives MTLLPTHPPLARALAERNFDRLTQVQTAVLADDAAGRDLLVSAQTGSGKTVAYGLALANNLLNGAERFERAAAPLALIVAPTRELALQVHRELAWLYQHADARVVSCVGGMDPRREQRELAAGAHIVVGTPGRLCDHLRRGRLDVSELKAIVLDEADEMLDLGFREDMEFILEATPDERRTLLFSATLPRGIVALAKEYQQQAFRVEVAGDEGGHADIEYRAIRIAAGDVEHAVVNILRFYESPSALVFCNTREAVRHLQATLLERGFSVVALSGELTQNERTQALQALRDGRARVCVATDVAARGIDLPNLDLVIHADIPNDPEVMQHRSGRTGRAGRKGVSIILVPPARRRRAEVLLNLAGIDTVWGTAPQPDEIRKLDQERMLKDALFSEETTPEDLALAQALLAERSAEDVAAALARLYRARLPSPEDIVDPGENRVKSRAERAREKTDRETGQGSKPAKSSPRHRMEDGVWFSAAIGRRKNAEARWLLPMLCRRGSIKKEDIGAIRILDTTTEFEISARVADRFAARIRRPDKEDSIRIEAMKDAPRREEVREKEWTPKSHGKNAKTPDKPAFDKKAHYDTKRRDRAEPAHAGKPRHEHGASAKPAFGKKKKKKFRG, from the coding sequence GTGACATTATTGCCCACCCATCCGCCGCTCGCCCGAGCTTTGGCGGAACGCAACTTCGATCGGCTTACGCAGGTACAGACCGCGGTGCTGGCCGACGACGCGGCCGGCCGCGACCTGCTGGTTTCGGCGCAAACCGGTTCGGGCAAAACGGTCGCCTACGGCCTGGCGCTTGCAAACAACCTGCTTAATGGCGCCGAGCGGTTCGAGCGCGCCGCCGCCCCGCTGGCGCTGATCGTCGCACCGACGCGCGAATTGGCGCTTCAGGTGCATCGCGAACTCGCCTGGCTCTATCAGCATGCCGATGCGCGCGTGGTTTCCTGTGTCGGCGGCATGGATCCGCGCCGCGAGCAGCGTGAGCTCGCCGCGGGCGCTCACATCGTGGTCGGCACGCCCGGGCGGCTCTGCGACCATCTGCGGCGCGGCCGGCTCGACGTCTCGGAACTGAAGGCGATCGTGCTCGACGAGGCCGACGAGATGCTCGATCTCGGTTTTCGCGAGGACATGGAATTCATCCTTGAGGCCACGCCGGACGAACGCCGCACGCTGCTGTTTTCGGCGACGTTGCCGCGTGGCATCGTGGCGCTGGCGAAGGAATATCAGCAACAGGCCTTTCGCGTCGAAGTCGCGGGCGACGAGGGCGGCCATGCCGACATCGAGTACCGCGCGATCCGGATTGCCGCCGGCGATGTCGAGCACGCCGTCGTCAATATTCTGCGATTCTACGAATCACCGAGCGCACTGGTGTTTTGCAACACGCGGGAAGCTGTTCGACATCTGCAGGCGACACTGCTGGAGCGCGGCTTCTCCGTGGTCGCGCTGTCAGGCGAACTGACCCAGAACGAGCGAACCCAGGCACTGCAGGCGTTGCGGGATGGCCGCGCCCGCGTCTGCGTGGCGACCGACGTGGCGGCGCGCGGCATCGACCTGCCGAACCTCGATCTCGTCATTCACGCCGATATTCCGAATGATCCGGAAGTCATGCAGCATCGCTCCGGCCGTACCGGCCGCGCGGGCCGCAAGGGCGTCAGCATCATTTTGGTGCCGCCGGCACGCAGGCGGCGCGCCGAGGTGCTGCTGAATCTCGCCGGCATCGATACGGTGTGGGGCACGGCGCCCCAGCCGGATGAAATTCGCAAGCTCGATCAGGAGCGCATGCTGAAAGATGCGCTGTTTTCAGAGGAGACGACGCCTGAGGATCTGGCGCTGGCGCAGGCCCTGCTCGCCGAACGGTCGGCGGAGGACGTTGCCGCGGCGCTGGCGCGGCTCTATCGCGCACGGCTCCCGTCGCCCGAGGACATCGTCGATCCCGGCGAGAATCGTGTCAAATCTCGTGCGGAACGCGCCCGGGAGAAGACCGATCGCGAGACCGGTCAGGGATCGAAGCCTGCAAAATCCTCGCCGCGTCACCGCATGGAGGACGGCGTCTGGTTCAGCGCCGCGATCGGCCGCAGGAAGAACGCCGAAGCGCGCTGGCTGCTGCCGATGCTGTGCCGCCGCGGCAGTATCAAGAAGGAGGACATCGGCGCCATCCGCATTCTCGATACTACCACCGAGTTCGAGATTTCCGCGCGCGTCGCCGACCGCTTCGCCGCACGAATCCGTCGTCCCGACAAGGAAGACAGCATCCGCATCGAGGCGATGAAAGATGCGCCGCGACGCGAGGAGGTTCGCGAGAAGGAATGGACACCAAAGTCGCACGGCAAAAACGCAAAGACCCCTGACAAGCCGGCGTTTGACAAGAAGGCGCATTACGATACCAAAAGGCGGGATCGAGCCGAGCCGGCGCACGCGGGAAAGCCGCGGCATGAACATGGAGCGTCTGCAAAGCCCGCATTCGGCAAGAAGAAAAAGAAGAAGTTTCGCGGTTGA
- a CDS encoding Bug family tripartite tricarboxylate transporter substrate binding protein has product MDASFKRNTGSRGDSVIDRRSVLTLISAALMPSLVSAAQYPSRPIRIIVPFGPGGSGDITARLIGKQIEEKTRQAVVIDNRPGANGIIGTMAVKIAEPDGYTVLLITTSTHAANVSLVRNLSYDPAKDFTVVGVFRSSGSYLMVRPQAPWRDLAGLIAAAKAAPGKFTFGYFNASSRTPPEYLGKLAGVELQGVPYRAIANAVADLIGGEINCLFMDTTASNQYLQNGQLRPLAITRLKRAPTTPDVPAVAETFPGFELTGFLGMAVPSATPRDIVEQLNGLINEALAAPAVRRRMDEFGLSWDTTDLAACEAEVRAERERWTEYTRVAGIQPE; this is encoded by the coding sequence ATGGATGCCAGCTTCAAGCGAAACACGGGTTCACGTGGCGACAGTGTGATCGACCGCCGTTCTGTTCTCACGCTTATCAGCGCGGCGCTGATGCCTTCTCTTGTCAGCGCCGCCCAATATCCGTCCCGGCCGATCAGGATCATCGTGCCGTTTGGACCGGGAGGGTCGGGCGACATCACGGCGCGCCTGATTGGCAAGCAGATCGAGGAGAAAACCAGGCAGGCGGTCGTCATCGACAATCGCCCCGGTGCCAACGGCATCATCGGCACCATGGCGGTGAAGATCGCGGAGCCTGACGGCTATACGGTGCTGCTGATCACCACCAGCACCCATGCCGCCAATGTCAGCCTCGTGCGCAATCTGTCTTACGATCCTGCCAAGGACTTCACCGTGGTCGGCGTGTTTCGTTCCAGCGGCAGCTACCTGATGGTGCGGCCGCAGGCGCCGTGGCGCGACCTTGCCGGCTTGATCGCGGCCGCCAAGGCCGCGCCCGGCAAGTTCACCTTTGGTTATTTCAATGCCTCCTCGCGCACGCCGCCCGAGTATCTCGGCAAGCTCGCCGGGGTCGAGCTGCAGGGTGTGCCTTATCGCGCGATCGCAAATGCGGTGGCGGATTTGATCGGCGGTGAAATTAATTGCCTGTTCATGGATACGACGGCCTCGAATCAATATTTGCAGAACGGTCAGCTGCGTCCGCTGGCGATTACGCGGTTGAAGCGCGCGCCGACAACGCCGGATGTGCCGGCCGTCGCCGAGACCTTTCCGGGCTTCGAACTCACCGGCTTCCTCGGCATGGCCGTCCCGTCGGCCACGCCTCGCGATATCGTCGAGCAATTGAACGGGTTGATCAACGAGGCCTTGGCCGCGCCGGCGGTACGAAGGCGAATGGACGAGTTCGGCTTGTCCTGGGATACTACGGACCTTGCCGCCTGTGAAGCTGAAGTGCGGGCGGAGCGCGAGCGCTGGACTGAATATACTCGCGTTGCCGGTATTCAGCCCGAGTGA
- a CDS encoding DUF1330 domain-containing protein has translation MSVYIIAQLKFTRRELYDRYQSRFMGVFSKFKGKLLVADAHPVVLEGEWPRDKVVIMEFPDDAAAQEFQNSPEYQEISVDRKAGVDAIVLTVRGLS, from the coding sequence ATGAGCGTCTACATCATCGCGCAGCTGAAGTTCACCCGTCGCGAACTCTATGACCGCTATCAATCGCGCTTCATGGGCGTATTCAGCAAATTCAAGGGCAAGCTGCTGGTGGCGGACGCGCATCCGGTGGTGCTGGAAGGCGAGTGGCCGCGCGACAAGGTCGTGATCATGGAATTCCCGGATGACGCTGCCGCGCAGGAATTCCAGAATTCTCCCGAATATCAGGAGATATCGGTGGATCGAAAAGCGGGCGTCGACGCGATCGTGCTCACGGTGAGAGGCCTGTCCTGA
- a CDS encoding SDR family NAD(P)-dependent oxidoreductase: MADIVAAGGRAVSVVADATSEADIVALFDQAGGDLELAIYNAGNNTPGKIIDMEAGYFEQSWRVVCFGGFLFGREAVRRMVPKGVGTLLFTGASASLRGRSGFGAFNSAKAGLRTLAQAMAKEYASDGIHVGHVVVDGAIGGEKIRKRFPDAASREDRLISIDGIVDSFVFLHKQPRRAWSFELDVRTSHENW, from the coding sequence GTGGCCGATATCGTCGCCGCGGGTGGGCGTGCAGTTTCCGTGGTCGCGGACGCGACCAGCGAAGCCGATATTGTCGCGTTGTTCGATCAGGCAGGCGGCGACCTCGAGCTGGCGATCTACAACGCGGGCAACAATACGCCAGGCAAGATCATCGATATGGAGGCCGGCTATTTCGAGCAGAGCTGGCGCGTCGTATGCTTTGGCGGCTTCTTGTTCGGGCGTGAAGCCGTCCGCCGCATGGTTCCGAAAGGCGTGGGAACGCTGCTGTTTACGGGTGCGAGCGCGTCTCTCAGGGGACGTTCGGGCTTCGGTGCTTTCAATTCGGCCAAGGCCGGGCTTCGCACGTTGGCGCAGGCGATGGCAAAGGAATACGCAAGCGACGGTATCCATGTCGGCCACGTGGTGGTCGATGGTGCGATCGGCGGTGAAAAGATAAGAAAGCGTTTCCCTGACGCGGCTAGCCGCGAGGATCGACTGATCAGCATCGACGGCATCGTTGACAGCTTCGTTTTTCTTCACAAGCAGCCGCGCCGGGCCTGGTCCTTCGAACTCGACGTGCGAACCTCGCACGAGAATTGGTGA